The nucleotide window TGCCCGGTCACGGGACAAGGCCGACTTGTCCCAGGTCCGGGTCCAGATGAAGTTGACGGAGGTCTCGCCCGAGCGTCTCACCGAGATTGTCCCCAAGATCTCGGAGTACTCGAACACGCAGAACCGGGTGACCCAGGTCGACTTCAGCTCGAACCACGAGTATCACGTGGCGATCCAGCGGATCACCCGTTCCCTCTGGGCTCCCGCAGCCGACGGCAGTGGTCAGGAGACCCACTGGTTCTACGAGCGGGCACGCGGCCAGTACACGGACGAGCTTGCCAAAGCCCGTACGCCTGCCCGGCAACGCCAGTTCAAGAGGATCAACCCGACGAAGAAGAGGTACACCAAGGCCGATCTGGCGAAGTTCGTCCACTCGTGGATCCAGCTGCCCCACCTGGTGAGTCGGGGTGCACAGAAGAACTTTGTCGAGTTCATGCTGCGTATCGACGAGGCGCCACCACGTGTCGACATCCAGTACTGCCAGCGGGTGATCGCAATGGCGATCCTGTTCAAGGCCGTGGACCAGGTTGCCGCCGGCCATGGAGCGGGCAGTCACAAGAGCCTTGTGACGACGTACACGATGGCGAGACTGTCCCTGGCCACCGAGCAGCGGATCGACCTTGACCGGATCTGGCGTGAGCAGGGAATCTCCGCCGCCCTGGAAGCCGCGGTGGACGATCTGTGCCCCCGCGTCATGGAGGCGGTGACGAACCCGCTGGAGGGCAACCACGTGGGCGAGTGGGCCAAGAAAGTGGGGTGTTGGGACGCCGTTTCACGAGTGCGCTGGACGGTCCCCGACGCCCTGGCGGCCGAACTCCTGGACCTGCCCCTGGACGAAGCAGCACTGGCCGGCGGCAGCCCGGACGCCGAGGGGGCGGTCGAGGAACTCCTGATTGTGCCAACCGGCGAGTGGTACGCGCTGGAGCGGTGGGCCAAGGAGACGCACAACCTCGAACCCTGGCAGAGGCAGCTGGCCCAGTCCGTCGGGAAACGGATGGAGAACGGCCAAGAGGTGCCCGAAACACAAGCACTCCAGGCCCTTCACGCGCGTAGCGAGGCTCTGCGCCTGGGGTTCACTCCTGCTCAGTGATGGGACCACGCAGGTCCTGAGTCCTCGGTCAGAGCATGCCCTTCTCGACCAGGTCCCTGACAGCGTCCTCGGCCCGCCTCAGGACAATCCGTCCGTCACCGTCACTGAAGGCGACGAGATCGGAGCCCGGTGCGATGCCGGCCTCCGCCAGCAGGCCGAGCGGCAGCTCGATCCGACCCTGATCATCGACATGGAGTTCGGCTGGTTCCCGGAGCATGGGAAGAGTGTGGCACCCTCCGAGTCGAGGACGTCTACAGACTGGGAATGTGGTCATGAATGGAGGAGGGCTAACGCCGGACCGTGGGTGGGTCGCCACTCCGGAGGGTGAGCACCTTCGCGGCCGGCGCGTGAGGGACACCAGGCCGGAGGTGGCCCTCAGGAAGGCGGTGCACCGGCTGGGCCTCAGGTTCCGCCTTCACCAGAGGGTGGCTCCCAGGTGCACGGCCGACTTCGTGCTTCCCAGATACCACGTGGCCGTCTTTGTTGACGGCTGCTTCTGGCACGGCTGCCCGAAGCACGGCCCCAAGGTGTTCCGCGGACCGAACGCCGAGCGTTGGACGGACAAGATCGAGACCAACAGGGCCCGAGACAGACGCAACACGGAAGCAGCGGAGGCCGCCGGATGGACCGTGCTCCGGGTCTGGGAGTGCGAGGTCAAGGCCAGTCCAGCGGCGGCAGCACTCATGGTTGCCGAGCGGTGTTCGGCTCCTACTCGCGTGACTGGGCAGGAACAGGCTGCCGACCGTGCGTCCCACTCAGAGCATCCGTGACCAGGTCACCCGCAGCACTTTCCCTGCCCGCGCAGTAACTACTGAGAGGACACTGATCACAGAGAGGATTCTTCGCGTTGCACAGGGTGCTTCCGATGAGTCGTAGCGCAGCCATGCGCAGGGGGGCCTTTTCTCCTGCACCGACGAGCTTCACCAAGTGCACCCGGCCGTCACTGAGCCGGTTGGTGCGGTCAGAGTCGCTGTCGTGCAGCCGGGCAGCGACGCGCAGCGCACTCTGTCCCACCCACAGAAGGTCGTCATCGATCAGCAGCCGGTAGAGCGCGCCCTCGGCTGGTTTCATCCCCAGGCGCTTGGGCAGCTCCTTCTGCTTCTCCTCGTCCTCGGACCAGACACTTGACTTGCCGGCCACGGCGGTCAGCCTGTCGAGGCGCGCCCGAACGGCTGCCGTGGGGGCTGATTCAAGGAGAGTGCGCAGAGCGGACTTGGTCAGAGTCGCGTGCTCCCGGATCGTCTCGAGCATCTCGTGCATCTGACCGGACTGCACCCGGGTTCCCGCCAACACCGCCACGACCGCCGCGTGCACTGACGACAGCTTGGGCAACTGGTACCAGTTCTCCCCGTTGCGCTGCCGTTCCGCCCAGGCAGTCAGGTCCTCGCGGGCCGTGCGCCAGCGGGGCTGGAGTCCGCCTTCCCCGGCCTGGCACCCCTCGACAGGCAACAGCACTTCCGCGGCGGCCTTACCCAGGAGGGGTGGCACCGCGTTGCCGATCTGCCGGAAGGCGTCACTACGCGTCCCAGCGAACCTGAACCGGTCCGGGAAGGTCTGTACCCGTGCCGCCTCCCGAACGGTCAGGGTGCGGTTCTGGTCCGGATGGATGTACCAGTAGCCGTCCTTGGCGATGTGGGCGGTGATCGACCTGCTCAGGTCGTCCCAGTCAAGCTTCTTGTACTTGTCGGTGAAGTGCTCGGCGCTGTACCGCTGGAGCTCCGGGTCGATGTCCGAGTACAGGGTGTCGGAGTCCATGCTGTCGAAGATCACCCAGTCGTCCGGCCTGACCCTCCGGGTCATGTGGTCGAAGACGACCTCACGCTTCGCGCGCTTGCGCATCTCCCTGGCAAAGTCGGACAGATCTTCGGAGGGGGTGCCGTAGGCCATCTCACGCTCGCCGACACGCTCCGTGGGCACCACGGTGAGAGGAGGGAGGTCACCAATAGCATGGCGCAGGGTGGTGCGTTCGTCCTCGGCGACCTCCTGCTGCCACTCGAACCTCTCGATGTCGTTCCTGGCCAGAAGGATGAGCCGCTTCCGGTGCTGGGGTACTCCATAGCGCCATGCGTCGACAAGGCGTACCTGGGTTGCGTAGCCGAGCTCCTCGAGCTGCTGCTCGATCACGCGGACCACGAAGAAGTCGTCGCCGAGGCCCATGTCCGGGACGTTCTCCATGAGGACGGCGCGCGGCCTGATCCTCTTTATGACGTCCAGGTACGCGCTCCACAGCTCTTTACGGAGGTCGTGAGGGTCGCGGCCATGGTGCTCTACGAGGTGGCGGATCTTGCTCCGCCCGGCCCTGCTGAACGGCTGGCACGGCGGCCCCCCCGCCACCAGATCGATCTTCCCCTTCGCCGGCTCCAGCAGCTCCTCGAGCCTGTCACGCTCGGCTGGGTTCCCCAGGTCCATGTGCAGACTCATGCCGGGGAAGTTGGCCGCATGGGTCTCAAGGGCACGCTCGTCGAAGTCGACAGCGGCTGCAGTGGTCCAGCCAGCTCGCTGAAGCCCAAGACTCAGACCGCCTGCTCCGGAGAAGAGGTCCACGGCGAGGCGACGCCCCTTGCCGTACCCTTCGAGCCACTTTGCGAACCGCTCGGGCCTGCAGCTGTGCCGGTGCCGTGGGAGCTTGAGATAGTCGCTCCGTTCCAGGGGTACGCCATAGTGCGACTCCTGCACAGCACGCACCTCCACACAGCGAGAACAACGAGCACCAGGAGATCACAGACGCGCTGGTGGAGGCAAGGATTCCACCACG belongs to Streptantibioticus cattleyicolor NRRL 8057 = DSM 46488 and includes:
- a CDS encoding AIPR family protein; protein product: MSEQDLAEYSRSLVADVQATADAEGTTTPEAFTHRVLFDLEKAGVVSNTFSAYHKAHGHEIHAYGIGEAGESLDLFLTDFHLAPLETKLTKAQTETSFKRLLTFARRCQEGLQQHIDESFDVYDMCEAVEKALTEVQRIRLFLLSNRVATTVEVPPTHFDGLPVVHEVWDLARLHRHETSGSLSEPIVVPFTPPLPCVSAPSSERDHSVVLAVIPGELLAELYAEHGTRLLELNVRSFLQARGSVNRGIRETLLHAPGRFLAYNNGITATASQVDFVTGPDGEPTHISRVHGLQIVNGGQTTASLHYARSRDKADLSQVRVQMKLTEVSPERLTEIVPKISEYSNTQNRVTQVDFSSNHEYHVAIQRITRSLWAPAADGSGQETHWFYERARGQYTDELAKARTPARQRQFKRINPTKKRYTKADLAKFVHSWIQLPHLVSRGAQKNFVEFMLRIDEAPPRVDIQYCQRVIAMAILFKAVDQVAAGHGAGSHKSLVTTYTMARLSLATEQRIDLDRIWREQGISAALEAAVDDLCPRVMEAVTNPLEGNHVGEWAKKVGCWDAVSRVRWTVPDALAAELLDLPLDEAALAGGSPDAEGAVEELLIVPTGEWYALERWAKETHNLEPWQRQLAQSVGKRMENGQEVPETQALQALHARSEALRLGFTPAQ
- a CDS encoding AbrB/MazE/SpoVT family DNA-binding domain-containing protein translates to MLREPAELHVDDQGRIELPLGLLAEAGIAPGSDLVAFSDGDGRIVLRRAEDAVRDLVEKGML
- a CDS encoding very short patch repair endonuclease, with translation MNGGGLTPDRGWVATPEGEHLRGRRVRDTRPEVALRKAVHRLGLRFRLHQRVAPRCTADFVLPRYHVAVFVDGCFWHGCPKHGPKVFRGPNAERWTDKIETNRARDRRNTEAAEAAGWTVLRVWECEVKASPAAAALMVAERCSAPTRVTGQEQAADRASHSEHP
- the dcm gene encoding DNA (cytosine-5-)-methyltransferase, which codes for MQESHYGVPLERSDYLKLPRHRHSCRPERFAKWLEGYGKGRRLAVDLFSGAGGLSLGLQRAGWTTAAAVDFDERALETHAANFPGMSLHMDLGNPAERDRLEELLEPAKGKIDLVAGGPPCQPFSRAGRSKIRHLVEHHGRDPHDLRKELWSAYLDVIKRIRPRAVLMENVPDMGLGDDFFVVRVIEQQLEELGYATQVRLVDAWRYGVPQHRKRLILLARNDIERFEWQQEVAEDERTTLRHAIGDLPPLTVVPTERVGEREMAYGTPSEDLSDFAREMRKRAKREVVFDHMTRRVRPDDWVIFDSMDSDTLYSDIDPELQRYSAEHFTDKYKKLDWDDLSRSITAHIAKDGYWYIHPDQNRTLTVREAARVQTFPDRFRFAGTRSDAFRQIGNAVPPLLGKAAAEVLLPVEGCQAGEGGLQPRWRTAREDLTAWAERQRNGENWYQLPKLSSVHAAVVAVLAGTRVQSGQMHEMLETIREHATLTKSALRTLLESAPTAAVRARLDRLTAVAGKSSVWSEDEEKQKELPKRLGMKPAEGALYRLLIDDDLLWVGQSALRVAARLHDSDSDRTNRLSDGRVHLVKLVGAGEKAPLRMAALRLIGSTLCNAKNPLCDQCPLSSYCAGRESAAGDLVTDALSGTHGRQPVPAQSRE